The following nucleotide sequence is from Streptomyces sp. NBC_00237.
CCGTGATGAAGGACGTCCCGGTCGTCCCCTTCCTCAACTCCGCCACCAGCCAGGTGCACGGCAAGGACGTCGGCGGCGCGGCCATCCACCCGATCTACGGCACGGTCTCCCCGGCCTGGCTGTACCTGAAGAAGTGATCCGCGACCTCTCCGGAGACCTGATTCCATGACCGGCTACGTCCTGCGACGTGCGCTCCAGGCGGCGGCGGTGCTCCTCGTGATCACCGCCGTCACCTTCGGGCTCTTCCACGCAGCCCCCTCCGACCCCGCCCTCACCGCCTGCGGCCCGCAGTGCGACAGCGCCCAGGTCGCCGAACTCCGCATCTCGATGGGCCTCGACCAGCCGATCCTCGCCCAGTTCGCGGACTACCTGCGCGGACTCTTCCTCGGTCGCTCCATCCGCGACCTCGACGGCACGGTCCTGGACTGCGCGGCCCCCTGCCTCGGCTACTCGTACGTCCTCCAACAGCCCGTCCTCGAAGCGGTGCTGGAGCACCTTCCGGCCACCCTGTCGCTGGCCGCCGGAGCCCTCGTGGTGATCGTCGTGCTCGGCGTCGGCGTCGGCTTCACCGCCGCGCTGCGCCGGGGGAGCGCCACCGACCGGCTGCTGTCCGGCTTCACCCTGGTCGGTGCGAGCGTGCAGATCTACTTCCTGGGCTACGTGCTCCAGTACCTCCTCGTCTACACGACGGGCCTCCTGCCGGTCCCCGGCTACACGCCCCTCGGCGAGGACCCGGCCGCCTGGCTCACCGGGCTGCTGCTGCCGTGGCTGGTCCTGGGCTTCGTCAACGCGGCCGTCTTCGCCCGCCTCTCCCGGTCCCAGCTCCTGGAGACCATGCACGAGGGGTACGTGAGGACCGCGCGCGCCAAGGGGATGAGTGCGGTCCGCGCCCACCTGAAGTACACGGCGCGGGGCGCGTCCGGGCCGCTGGTGCAGCTCCTGGGGCTGGAGGTGGGGGTGCTGTTCGGCGGGGCCTTCATCACCGAGACCGTGTTCGGGATCAGTGGGGTGGGGCGGCTCGCCGTCGACTCCGTCCTCCAGAACGACCTGCCGACCGTCGTCGGCACCGTCCTGCTCGCCGCGTTCTTCGTGGTGGTGTTCGTCGCCGTCGCCGACCTGGTGGTGGCCCGTCTCGACCCGAGGGTGAGGCTCGCATGACCGCCGTACTGGCTGCCCGGGACCTGTCCGTCGCCTTCACCGGGAGGGAGGGCGAAGTGACGGCCGTCGACCGGGTCTCCTTCGAGCTGATGCCCGGGGAAGTCCTGGGCCTGGTGGGGGAGTCGGGCTCGGGGAAGTCGACCGTCGGGCTCGCCGCGCTGGGGCTGCACGATCCCGTAAGGACCCGGATCGGCGGAAGCCTGACGGTGTGCGGCACACAGGTCGTGGGTGCTCCGGAGGCGCGGGTGCGGGCGCTGCGGGGCGATCGGATCTCCATGGTCTTCCAGGATGCCCTGGCCGCGCTCTCGCCGTTCCATCCGGTGGGGGAGCAGGTCGCGGAGGCGTACCGGCTGCACCATCCGGCGGCTTCCCGAGCCGAGGCGCGGGAGCGGGCGGGAGCGATGCTGGAGCGGGTCGGGATTCCGGCGGCGCGGGCGCGCGAGTATCCCCATCTCTTCTCGGGCGGGATGCGGCAGCGGGTGATGATCGCCATGGCGTTGGTGAACGACCCCGCGGTGGTCGTGGCGGACGAGCCGACGACCGCGCTCGATGTGCGGGTGCAGCGCCAAGTGATGGATGTGCTGGGGGAGTTGGTGGCCGACAGTGGTACCGCTGTGCTGCTGGTGACCCACGATGTGGGTGTCGTCGCGGAGCGCGCGGACCGGATGCTGGTCATGCGGGGCGGGGTGCTCCTGGAGGAGGGGCCGACGGGGAAGCTCCTTGCGGACGCGAAGCATCCGTACACGAGGGCGTTGATCGGGGCGGCGCCGACGATGGAGTCGGTGCCGGGCACGCGGTTGGCGACGGTGGACGAGCCGTCGCCGTCGGCGGTGCCGGTGCGGGGGGCGGGGCCCGACGCGGGGGCGGTGCTCGCCGAGGTGAAGGGGCTGCGAGTGGAGTTCCCCGTGGCCAGGCGGCTGTTCGGGCGTCGGCCCGAGCCTCGGGTGGCGGTCCGGGACGTGTCGTTGCGCATCGCCGAGGGGGAGACGCTGGGGCTGGTCGGCGAGTCGGGGTCGGGGAAGTCGACCACCGCTCGGGTGCTGGCGGGGTTGCAGCGGCCGACCGCGGGCACGGTGCGGGTGGCGGGGCGGGACATCTCCGGGGCGGCTGATTCAGCTTCCCTGCGGAGGGAGTTGAGCCGGGAGGTGCAGTTGGTCTTCCAGGACCCGTACGCCTCGTTGAATCCGCGCCGGACGGTGGAGCAGATCGTCACCACGCCGCTGACGGTTCACACCTCGTTGGACGCTTCCGAGCGGCGGGAGCGGGCGGCGGAGCTGTTGACGCAGGTCGGACTGAGCCCTGACCAACTGCCGCGCTACCCGCATGAGTTCAGTGGCGGGCAACGGCAGCGGATCGGGATCGCGCGGGCGCTGGCGGTGCGGCCGAAGCTGATCGTGGCGGACGAGCCGGTGTCGGCGCTGGACGTGTCGGTGCAGGCGCAGGTGCTGAATCTGCTGATGGACCTGCGGGACGAGTTCGGGCTGTCGCTGCTGTTCGTGTCCCACGACCTGGCCGTCGTACGGCACTTCTGCGACCACGTCGCGGTCATGCACCAGGGTGAGGTGGTGGAGAGCGGGACGCGGGAGGAGGTGTTCGGGGGGCCTCGGCACGCGTACACACGGGAGTTGTTGGCGGGGGGCATCTTCAGTCCGTCCGGCGTCTGAGGACGCGCGGCGAAGCCATGCAGGGGGCGAGGGGCGTAGCCCCAGGTAGGGACGGCAACCCGGTCGAAGGTGCCCGCCGGGCGGTCCCGGGTCACCAGGCTAGCGTGGGGACAAAACTTGTGAAATCTTTCACAAGCCCTCAAGGGGCTTTAGTCCCTGGGTGTTCGCGCAGGTCACAGGGGGTTGAGTGGAGGAAGTCGGCAATTCGTAAGGACCTTCGGCCTGCCGGTTGAGGGCATTCGTCGATCATTTCCGGGCCGTGACAGGAGTGGAATGGACTCGTCAGCAAGAAGGCCGCAGCGAAGGAGTACCTGTCATGCAGGCCCAGGAGATGGTTGACGGACTCGTCCAGGGGGCACTCGAAGCGCTCGCCGCGTTCGAGGGGCTCGATCAGGAGCAGGTCGACCACATCGTCAAGAAGTCCTCCCTCGCGGCGCTCGCCGCCCACGGAGACCTGGCCCGGCAGGCCGTCGAGGAGACCGGTCGCGGCGTCTTCGAGGACAAGGCCGTCAAGAACCTCTTCGCCTGCGAGCACGTCACGAACTCGATGGCCGGTCTCAGGACCGTCGGCGTCGTCCACCGCGACGAGCTGAACGGCATCACCGAGATCGCCGAGCCGGTCGGCGTGGTCTGCGCGATGACCCCGGTCACCAACCCGACCTCGACCACGATCTTCAAGGCCCTCATCGCCCTGAAGACCCGCAACCCGATCGTCTTCGCCTTCCACCCCTCCGCGCAGAAGTGCTCGTCCGAGGCCGCCCGCATCGTCCGCGACGCCGCCGTCGCCGCCGGAGCACCCGAGGACTGCGTGCAGTGGATCGACGCCCCCTCGATGGAGGCGACGGGGCTGCTGATGAACCACGACGGTGTCTCCACCATCCTCGCCACCGGCGGCAACGCCATGGTCACGTCGGCCTACTCCTGCGGCAAGCCCGCCCTCGGCGTCGGTGCGGGCAACGTTCCCGCGTACATCGCCAGGAGCGGAAAGCTCCAGCGGGCCGTGCACGACGTCGTGCTGTCGAAGGCATTCGACAACGGGATGATCTGCGCCTCCGAGCAGGCCGTCATCCTCGATGCCGAGATCTACGAGGCGGGCATCGCGGAGTTCGAGCGGCTGCACGCGTACGTCCTGAGCGCCGCCGAGAAGACCAAGGTCGAGGAGTTCGTCTTCGGGACGACGGCGTACGCCACGAACTGCGGCGGCGCGAAGCTGAATGCGGCTGTTGTCGGCAAGTCGCCCCAGTGGATCGCCGAGCAGGCCGGGTTCGAGGTTCCCGAGGACGCTTCGATTCTCCTCGCCGAGTGCGCGGAGGTCGGTCCGGCCGAGCCGCTCACGAGGGAGAAGCTGTCCCCGATCCTGGCCGCCCTGAAGGCCGACGACACCGAGCACGGGCTGCGACTGTCGGCCCAGATGGTCGAGTTCGACGGGCTCGGGCACAGCGCCGCCATCCACACCGAGGACGAGGAGCTCGCCGAGGAGTTCGGCAGGCGCGTCAAGGCGGTCCGCGTCATCGTCAACGCGCCCTCCACCTTCGGCGGCATCGGCGACGTCTACAACGCCTTCCTGCCCTCGCTGACCCTCGGCTGCGGCTCGTACGGACACAACTCGGTCTCCAACAACGTGACCGCGGTGAACCTCCTCAACATCAAGCGGATCGGACGGCGCAACACCAACATGCAGTGGTTCAAGGTTCCGCCCAAGATCTACTTCGAGCGCAACTCGCTGCGCTACCTCGGTGAGATGGCCGGGATGAAGCGCGTCACGATCGTGACGGACAAGACGATGAGTGCGCTGGGGTTCGTCCAGAAGGTCACCGACATCCTGGGCGGCCGTGAGGACCGCGTCGTCCTCCAGGTCATCGACACCGTCGAGCCCAACCCCGAGCTGGAGACCGTTAAGGCCGGTGCCGCGCTGATGCGGGACTTCAGGCCGGACACGATCATCGCGCTCGGCGGTGGGTCGCCGATGGACGCGGCGAAGATCATGTGGCTGATGTACGAGCGGCCCGAGGTCGAGTTCGCGGACACGAAGGAGAAGTTCTTCGACGTGCGGAAGCGGGCCTACAAGTTCCCGGCGCTGGGGGAGAAGGCGCAGCTGGTGGCGATTCCGACGACCTCGGGGACGGGGTCGGAGGTGACGCCGTTCGCGGTGATCTCCGATCCGAAGGCGGCGCAGAAGTACCCGCTGGCGGACTATGCGCTCACTCCGAACGTGGCGATCGTCGACCCCACGCTGCCGATGGGGCTTCCGGCGAAGGTCACCGCGGACTCGGGCTTCGACGCTCTGACGCACGCCACTGAGGCGTATGTGTCGGTGTACGCGAACGACTACACCGATGGGCTCTGCCTGCAGGCGATCAAGCTGATCTTCGAGAACCTGGAGCGGTGTGTCGTCGACGGGGCGAACGACCCCGAGGCGCGCGAGAAGATGCACAACGCGTCGACCGTGGCGGGGATGGCCTTCGCCAATGCCTTCCTGGGGCTGGTGCACGCGATGGCGCACACGCTGGGGAACACCTTCTATGTGGCGCACGGGCGTACGAACGCGCTGCTGCTGCCGCACGTGATCCGGCACAACGGGCAGGTGGCGGCGAAGGCCACGCCGTGGCCGAAGGCCGAGGTCTACCAGGCGCCGGAGCGCTTCCAGGCCATCGCGAAGGCGCTGGGGCTGCCGGCCTCGACTCCGGCGGAGGGCGTGGAGTCGTACGCTCGCGCGGTGGAGGAGCTGCGGGCCCGGTGCGGGATTCCGGCGAGCTTCCAGGAGGAGGGCGTCGATGAGAAGGCGTTCTTGGCGGCGCTCCCGCAGCAGGCCCTCAACGCCTACGCCGACCAGTGCGCACCGGCCAACCCGCGGATGCCGATGATCGCGGACATGAAGAACCTCATGACTCGGGCCTACTACGGGAAATAGCCCGAGCCCCGCTGGGCGGGTCGGCCGACCCGTCGGTGTTGGGGGAGCCGGGGGGAGAGGACTGCTTCGCAGCCTCTCCCCCCGGCTCCTGCTCGGTTCTACCTCTTCGGCCAGTACCAGAGGGGTTCGTCGAGGGGGCCCTCGCGGCCGGAGACCGTTGTCTGGCCGAAGTCCTTGGTCAGCTCGATCGTGTTGAGGTCGATCCGGGCCCGGCGGGTGCCCTCCAGCAGGGCGTCCGCGAGCGGGCGGGCGTGGGTGACCACCACCAGCTGGACCGTGCGGCCCGCCGTCAGGATCAGGTCCGCGAGCGGGCGGAGCAGGTCCGGGTGGAGGCTGGTCTCCGGCTCGTTGAGGACGAGGAGGGTGGGCGGGCGGGGGGTGAGGAGCGCCGCCACCCAGAGCAAGTAGCGCAGGGTGCCGTCGGAGAGTTCCGGGGCGCCCAGCGGGCGGAGCAGGCCGTGCTGGTGGAGTTCCAGTTCGAAGCGGCCGCCGTGCGAGGCGACGGAGACCCGGCTGCCGGGGAACGCGGAGTCGATCGCCTCGTCCATCGCGGCGTGGTCGCCGATCTCGCGGATCGTCTGGAGGGCCGCCGCGAGGTCGGAGCCGTCGGCGCTCAGGACCGGGGTGCGGGTGCCGATCTGGGCGGAGCGGGCCGGGGCGTGGGCGTCGGTCCTGACATGGTCGTAGAAGCGCCAGTTGCGGATGCGTTCGCGCAGGAGGAGCAGGTCCGGGGCGAGCTGGGGGTCCGCGACCTCGCTCAGCATGCTGTCGTACGGACGGATCTGCCCCTGCGAGCGGTGCCAGTCGCCGGACGCCGTCCGCACCCGTACGGCAGGGCCCGAGCGTTCCGAGAGGAGCGCCGCCGGGCGCAGCACCGGGCCCGCCCAGGTGCACTCCCGCTTGATCTCCGGGTCCGCGCCGAACATCGAGTGGGCGTCGGGCGGCTGCTGGCCGAAGTCGATCGCGTACCCGAACTCGTCGCCCGCGAAGCCCAGGCGCAGGTTCACCGGGCCCTGGGGGGCCGTCCCCTGCACGGGGTACAGGCCCTCGCGGACCGCGCGGCCGATCTTCTCCGGGCCCGCCCAGAGGGTGGAGTTCAGACCGCCCTCGCGGGCCAGGGCGGCGACCGCTCCGTTGCGGGAGGAGTCGGCGAGCAGGCGCAGGGCGCGGTAGAGGCTGGACTTGCCGGTTCCGTTCGCGCCGGTGACGACGTTGACCCGGCCGAGTTCGACGATCAGTTTGCGCAGGGAGCGGTAGTTCTCGACCGCGAGGGTGGTGAGCATGGGGCGAGTCTGCTCCGTTCGGGCCGGGGCGGTTCGGGCCGGGTCGGCCAGGGCGATGCCGGTCAGGACTCCGGGTGGTCCTCGGGGGCCAGGAAGCGGCCCATGGGGAGGACCGGGCGGCCCCAGGTGCTGGCGAGGACCTGCCCGGCCAGCAGGTACGTCGCCCCTGCCGCCGCGCACAGCCCCGCCCAGCCAGCGATCCGGTTCCAGCCGACGATGCCGGTGAAGCCGAAGCAGGTCATCCCGATGAAGACGACCAGGACGCAGGTGAAGGTGAGGAGCAGGGCCAGGTGGATGCGGAAGCAGGCGAGCCACAGGACGAAGACGACGAAGACCCAGGGGAGGGCGAAGAGGCCGTTCACGTCGCCGCGCAGGGCCGGGTCCGTGGCAGGGAGCACCCACTGGATCAGGACCGCCTTGGCGCACCAGAAGAGGCCGAAGCCGCCGAAGACCGTGGCGTGCCAGGTGTCGCCGCGCTGCGCCTGGAAGAGACCGGCGAGGAGCTGGGCGAGGCCGCCGACGAAGAAGCCGACGACCGGGAGGACGGAGTGGGCGAGCTTCTCCGGGAAGACGCCCGCGTCGATGCCGGTGGCGATGATCGTGACCACGATGAAGCCGGTCAGGCCCAGCGGGCCGAGCTGGGCCTGTGCCGTCGGCTCCATCCGTTTGACGGAGACCGCCTGGGCCGCGGGCCCCGAACGGTGCCCCAGCCCCAGGTTCACGCGCGGTGCCCGGTGTCCAGGGTCGCCCCGCCGGTGCCGTCCGCGCGGTCGTCCGGGTCGGTGTCCAGCAGGACCTCCTCGGGCGAGGGCCTGCGCAGCGACGCCACCGCCATGGTCAGGGCCGCGCCCACGACCGCCCAGGCGGAGAGGACGAGCAGCGGACCCGTGACGTTGTTGCCCTTGAAGTACGCGATCGAGCGCGCCACCCACGTCGCCGCGCCCGGCGGCAGCGCGGGCCCGATGGAGCGCCAGAAGCCCGGCAGCATCGGGCCGGGGAACGCGCCGCCCGCACTCGGGTTGCCGCCGATCACGATGATCAGGATGGCCAGGCCGATGCCGACCACGCCGAAGATGCCCTGGAGGGCGAGCGTGAGGGCGCCGACCGCGAAGACCGTGAGCGCGCCCAGACCCCACAAACCCCACATGCTGCCGGGCAGCGCACCGAGGACCGGACCGGCGATCACCGCGCCGAGGAGGCCGGAGACGACGGAGTACAGGGCCATCGCGCCGAGCCGGATGGCGGCCCGCTTGCGGTTCGCCGGGCGGGCGCCCGCACTGATCGCCAGGATCGCCGCGCACAGGTAGCCGCCGACGCACCAGCCGACCACGAGGTAGAAGGAGCTGAGCCCGTTCGCGTCCTGCGCCGAGGCCGGGGCGATGTCCTTGAAGGTGACCGTCCGCCGCTGCGACGTCGCGACCTCGGTGAAGATCTGCTCCAGTGCGCGGGTCTCGGAACCGCCCTGGCCGGAGGCGACCAGGAGGGTGTCCTGGGTGCCGCCCCTCGGGTCCACCAGGAGCGTCGCGTCGATGTCGCGGTTCAGCATCTCGTCGCGGGCCGCCGCCTCGGAGGCCAGGGGGCGCGGGTCCAGGGGGGAGCCGGGCAGCTTGCGCAGCTGCTCCGTGAACTGCTCCGCCGCCCCGCCCGGCGCGACCACGGCCACCTTGATGTCCCGGGGCTTGGGATGGTGCAGAGCGCCCACGTACGAGGTGATGAACAGCAGTTGCAGGGCCAGGCAGCCGATGACGAGCAGTGCGGCTCGCGGGGTCACGGCGTGCTTCAACTCGTCGGCGAATCTCATGTCCCCACGCTGCTGGGGCAGGCCGCTTCCCGCAGGTGGGGTGGGCCGTACGGGTGAAGGGGGAGGGGTGATTCCGGTTGTGCGGAGTACGTGCCGGTGTGCGGTGACACGGCTCGTGGCGAGGGACGACCCAGCAGCGTGATCCAGGACATGGACCTGCCGGCCGATGGAGGATCTCCGATGAAGTTCAGCTACGTGATGCTGCCTGACTACCCGCTCCAGGACTCCCTCGCCTCGATCCGGCTCGCCGACGAACTCGGCTTCCACGCCTGTTACGCCGCCGACGAGACCTGGCACAAGGACATGTGGTTACTGTTCGCCGCCGCCGCGGGGCAGACCCGGAACATCCGCTTCGGGCCGAGCCTGTCGTCTGTCGTGCTGCGCGAGCCGACCCTGATCGCCCAGTCGCTGGCCACCCTCGACGAGCTTTCCGGAGGGCGCGCCGAGGGCGTGCTGTCGTGCGGGAACTTCGGGCTGCTCGCCCAGTACGGCATCGACTGGGCGAGGACGAAGCCGCTGTCGCGCACGAAGGAGGCGCTGCACGTCGTACGGACCCTGCTGGACGAGGGCACGATCACGTACGACGGCGAGTTCTTCTCGTACGACGGGCTCTTCACCTTCGCGCGGCCCGTGCAGGAGCACCTGCCGGTGCTGCTCGGCGCGATGCGCGGGCCGAAGTCCTTCGAGGCGGCGGGCGAGCTGTCGGACGGCTGCCACCACGCGCTCAGCTACACGCGGGAGGCGTACGACTACGCCGTCAAGCACCTCAGGATCGGTGCGGAGCGTGCCGGGAAGGACTGGCGGAGCCTCGACATCGGGGCGTGGGTGGTCTTCGCGACCGACCGGGACTCCGCGAAGGCGAAGGAGGCGGCCCGCTCCATGGTCGGCATCTACGCCTCCTCCATGCCGGAGGAACAACTGCGCCGCAACGGCGTGGACCCGGCCGAACTCAAGCCGGTCATCGAGGCGATCGCGGCGGGAGACCTGGCGAAGGGCATCGAGCTGACCTCGCCGGAGGTCGCCGAGAAGCTGTCGGTGTCGGGGACGCCCGAGGAGTGCCTGGAGAAGATCCGCACCGAGATCGAGCCCGCCGGGGTCAACCACATGATCTGTGCGATCACCGACAGTGGGCTGGTGAAGGCGTTCACCGGGCGGGAGCTGGCGGGCGTGGCGGACGTGGACGCCCAACTCCGGCTGATCCACGACGAGATCATGCCGCACTGGAAGTAGGGCGACCCGTCAGGGACGCGGGGAACTGCGCGACCGGCCGCGACCGACCCGCACAGTTCCCCGCGAGCTCACAGGTCAGCGACCGTGCCGCCCGCCTGCGGCAGAGCGCTTGCGCACCGAGCCGAACATCACCGCGGCGCCGAGCGCCAACACCGCCGCGCCGCCGACCGCGATGTACGGGGTGGTGGAGTCGCCACCGGTCTCGGCGAGGTTCTCGTCGGGCTTCGCCGGGGTGGCGGCGCCGCCCTGCGGGGCCGGGGCGTTGGCGTCCGTACCGGCGGACGGGGTCTGCGGGGCGGCGGTCCGCACGCCCGCGCCCGTCTTGTGGTCGCTGTCGCCGTGGCCCTTGTGCTCGACCGTCGACTTGCCGGCGCCCGCGGCTATGTCCTGGTCGGACGGCGCGGAGGCGACGGGGGCCGGGGGCGTGGTGCCCGCGCCCGCCTCCGGGCCCTTGCCGCCGGTGTCCTTGCCGAAGACCACGTCGGAGCAGGTGTAGAACGCCTCCGGGCTGTCCGAGCGCTGCCACACGCTGTAGACCAGGTGGCGGCCCGACTTCTGGGGCACGTTGCCCTCGAAGACGTAGTCACCGGCCTCCATCTTCGGGTCGGTGACCGAGGCGAAGGGCTTGGCCTCCAGGTCGGACCACTTCAGGGGCTTCGCCGGGTCGTAGCCGTCCTTGGTGACGTACAGGTAGAAGGAGCCCTTGTGCGGGGCGGTGCCCTTGTAGCGGAAGGTGTGCTTGCCCGCCGCGAGCTTCGAGGACGGCCAGTCGGCGCGCGGCAGGTCCAGGCCCTTGTACTTGTCGTTGCCCGCGGAGCACAGCTTGCCGTCGGGGATGAGGGCCTTGTGGTTGCCCGCCGCGTTCGCGATGTTCACCGCGTTCCAGTCGTAGAACGCCTGGGCGCCGCTGGCGGCGACGGCCGCCTTGCAGGCCGCCGACTTCGGGCTCTCGGGGCCTTCCGCGTAGCAGGCGGAGACCCGGCTGACCGGGTCCGTCATGGAGCCGTGCGCGGCGGCCGGGGAAGCGGCGAGCCCGGTCAGCGCGAGCGGCGCGAGGCCCAGGGCGGCGACGGTGGCGGCTTTGCGGCGGGCAGCGGTCCGACGAGCAGCGGTCATGGTGCGGAACTCCTTGGCAGGGGACGTGTGCGTGGCTGGAGGAGAGGGGGGAGATCTCCCCCGGCGCAACAGCACGCTAGACCCCGGAATCCGCGGAATTCCTTGCGAGGAGCGGGTGATGGTGATCTTTATGGCCCGCTTAAGGAAGCGCTCATCGACGGTTAAGAAGGCGCCCGGAATGGGCAGTTCCGGCCATGCTGATGCTGCGTCACACCACTCGTCGGGACCGTCACACTCACTGGTGCCGCCGCTCCGGCCGCCGGTACCGTCACACCACCCACCGGTACCGTCACACCACCCACCGGTACCGTCACACCCGCCGGTACCGTCACACCACCCACCGGTACCGGCGCTCCGGCCGCCCCGTCCCCCCGTACCGCAGCGTCACCTCGGCCCGCCCGGTCGTCGTGAAGTACTCCAGATACCGGCGCGCGCTCACCCGCGACAGCGCCCCGCCCTCGGCGCACTCCGTCGCCGACAAGCCCTCCGGATGCGCCCGCAGCGTCCGCTCCACCAGCTCCGCCGTGTGCGCGGCCAGGCCCTTCGGCAGCTCCCGCGACCCCGGCGGGCGCGTCCCGAACAGCTGGTCCACGTCCTCCTGCCGGGCCTGCCCGTGCACGGAGAGGGCGTCGAACCGGGTGCGCAGCGAGGCCACGTGCCGCAACTGCTCGCGCAGCGCCGCCTGGTGGAACGGTTTGATCAGGTAGTGCAGCGCCCCGGCCCGCAGCGCCGCCCGTACGATCCCCGCGTCCCGCGCCGCCGTGATGAACAGGGCGTCGGCCGTCGGCCGCCCCGCGTCCAGCGCCTCCGCGGCCCGCAGCTCACGCAGCACGTCGAGGCCGTCCATGTCGGGCAGATACACGTCCAGGAGTACGAGATCGGGGCGCAGC
It contains:
- a CDS encoding response regulator; this translates as MVAKVHSRCVSAMDGFTVVGVAHSGGDALRAAERLRPDLVLLDVYLPDMDGLDVLRELRAAEALDAGRPTADALFITAARDAGIVRAALRAGALHYLIKPFHQAALREQLRHVASLRTRFDALSVHGQARQEDVDQLFGTRPPGSRELPKGLAAHTAELVERTLRAHPEGLSATECAEGGALSRVSARRYLEYFTTTGRAEVTLRYGGTGRPERRYRWVV